From the genome of Nicotiana sylvestris chromosome 1, ASM39365v2, whole genome shotgun sequence:
AACATTAATTATtagaaattataaatggaaacataattaagagaagtagtttaatgaatcttatacataatctaaatatatcttagacaaatctaatctctctctctctctctctctctctctctctatatatatatatatatatatatatatatatatatatatatatatatatatatatatatatatatatgtatgtatgtatgtatgtatgtattcacTCATGGATTTTCTTCtaaattagctagaaatatggaggtaaaaaattaattaaaaaactataattgaaaaaaataaaaaatatagaaaaacataaattgagataacctatgactatttatactttgaagtaagttaaaatataaaataaaactaaaatttacttattatattaaagatttattgacttcaaaaattaaaaaattcaagcagtaaaataagatcttacataaagtatacagttatttataagataagaaaaaacttaaatatttatatcttctatatatactatattaaaaggaAGGTAGTGAAGCATgacattaagccaagtggcatatTTAGAAAATGTCACTTAGCATTTTTaagacataatctaaatagatttttagacaaatttaataagaatTAAAACAACTTAGATTTGATCAAATTTAATTTATGGcagaaatcaattaaaattgacTCATATTCTTAAGTAAATAAATTTTTATAGCtttccaaatataattatttacTAACCACTTGAtctgttttctttcatttcataattttattatttttagaaatagtacatagagaaataaaatgataatgaaaatattatcattagatataatgtgttcaaataaATAAGAAATTAGCTTTTATGATTAATACTAAAATAAGTGTGgtagaaatagatattaaattaaaCAAGCTAATGAAAGCCACATAACAATGTAATAACATTatgtattgaataatagaataacaaaaataaggaataaatagagagaaattaatcaaaactttcatcataaagaaaatgataaaacttatttaaatttgagatgagaaagctattatttatatattatgataagaaagatCATATTGTGGATAATACCACGCAACTTATGTCTAACAGATAAAATAagaatttaaaaatatttaaaataaattagaaaTAGCGTGAGAATATTTATGCTAAGAATTAGTTTAGcaaataaaataaagtgaaataaaatacttaaaaatattattgataaatttaaataacTTAAGAATACAAgaattgtttttaaaataaaatagatatttattttAAGATTATAAAATTTCTagattatctatattatattaaaggataGTAATGGATAATAATACTAAATAAAGTGGCACCAAAAATTAAAGTCTTACTAGATAtagaattaaaatttaaaaaatataaaataaatatctaatataagtaattttattaactaaaattaaaAGTCAAATTTTGTATCTTGAAActaaaagagaattttttttattgcatgtaatacaaaaaataaatataagaaAACTCAATAGATTTGGAATATAATAATCAAAGaacttatatattaatattttatactaaTCAAAGTCACAACTTAAAgtcaaatatgatattattttgtttacgggtaaaatattaattaaatatttcTTAGCAAGGAAGAGACTGTATAAAGAAAAAATAGATATAATGTGAGAatatttatactttaaattaatttaaaataaaataaaataaataattgaatTATATTCAAAAATCTTATTGATAGATTTaaatagtaaaatagttttgAGTAAGTGGATAAAAGcgtaaaatatattaaatttcaagaatgaaaaaataatattataattattaaaaggataataagcaaAATATTAAGTTAATTAGTAAGCCAAAAAAATCAcatgaaagtataataatattaaataataaataatataataattataagcaaagaataaaaaaaattgtgTAAAATTTAAAAGAATAAGACTTATTTAAGCTTGAGATAAAAAATAAACTAATactgagaattttattaaaataatataatttaatatgTTCAAAGGGGACAAATCACCACATGACATAGTTAGTAAATTTCAATATTGATAACGAAACGAAATTCAAGTACTAAAATTAACCTATTGGAttatataaatatagaaaaagaaaaaggttatCAACTATGAGATTTGCGAAATGGTTTCATGTCTTGCTttttaattaatatctaatgattaTCAATAACTTTTATCTGGAaggtttatattttaaagttatttataCATAATTCAAATATTCCAAATCACAACCCGATATAATTTGTGTCCGCGCATCGTGCGAGTACTAATACTAGTAAAAGTTTAAAAAGTGATCCATGCTAGTAGATCTTTTTTCTCTCAATAAAGATCAAAGATTTTTAATTGACAAGTCAACCTTTGCGATGGATAGATATACATTATGTTTTATGtacatagtatatatatatatatatatatatatatatatatatattatgtattgAATTTTCTTGACTTTTTTATATCCACACCTCGAATCTTTGATGTATTCCAGACGCCGATCGCCACAACAATCAGGAAGGCCGCTCCCTTTATACCGCCCGCCTGAGCTCGGGCTGGAACGCCGAGCCTGCGAAACATGGACGTTTCATTCAAATGATAAGGAGCACACCTCCCGGAGTCGACTTCGACCACACTCCgccaaagggatgaaactccACAATAGAGGTTGGGCTAAAGTATTCGACAAGGAGCTACACGCGATGAgagaaaatccctcaccatatgacccaTCGTCGGTATCAATGCCTCCGCACTCGAAGGGATCAAAGGGTGAGCAGAACCATATCTTCGGCCAAGCCTGGTTGAACACAACAGAAGAACTACTCCGCTCCcttgttgtttcttttcttttgctaactTATATGCAGGCGAGTCGAGGCATTTATAAGTTCTAACTCCACTCAGAGATCTGAGGCCTCTGCGGGGCCCGCCATTCTCTCTTCCCTCGACCGGACTTCCAACCTAAAGAGGGTCccgccagcaagattattagtaGAGCAGCACCCCCAAAAGAGGAGCCGCACCCACGTGGTCCAAGCTCACAGCAACGAGACAACATGTATTTACAgcctatatttatgccaagcaaTTAAGAATATCTTTTCGGCATTTCATACTTCGAAAAAGGCTATTTCGGCATATTCGCAGCAAAGGCCTCTCCGCTGAAtacgtcccgagatactcggagacttaaatGGTTCAACGCCCATAGGGCCCTAGGGTCGGAACCCCGGGCTCACAAAGCCCTCACAATTCAACTCTGAGTTCACGAGAAGCGGTCTTCAAGCTTATACAAACTCGATGACTTGGAAACTGTCGCCAATCGCCGAGCACTGGAAgatccgaaactgtaagacccctagtgggcagactcggcataaccagatctattctacatcatacaaactgtaagacctcaataggcataacaaactgtaagaccttaacatgCATGAAAACCCCGAAGTTTAGGTTATGCattgcatttgtaagaatccctaaagggcatacccttggtgtagacgcctaaactatcgctTGGGATAAAAAATGGCTACAGCCAAACGCACATGACTATGGTCAAAACAGCTAATACAGCCAaaataatgcgactcggggacgcccgactgtcactaaaaatcgcaggccactacttcgaatttacttcggaaagaaccggttaaaacaggcttcccttaaCAGGCAAAAATGAGCTCCGACCATATCGGCTCCAAATCGcaagagcgtcgatctactcgacctatgaGCTTTGAACCTTACGAGGTTctcgaaacatcgccgacaacgacttgaaatcgaggttcctctggAACCGACGACAGTTCAGACAAAAATACtctaaaagaccttaacgagcgaaaacaaagcctacaaaaaagcccacgggcaaaaacaacgtaagagccattgttgctagCTAAGCAAGCCCACGAGCCTCATATTGAAAgctctctacgaccaaacagcataagagccattatcgccagctaaaagaatttgacaacttgaggattaaaatgagctcgaattgtagcccgatttggagaccggatccaaaatagttaactatgcaagccttcTGGCCACATActgaaaggtctctacgaccaagcAGCATAAGTGCCACTATCGCCAGTCCAAAAATACTTTGGGATCAATTAAAGCTCGAGCCGCAAcacgactcagagactggacctGAAGCTGTTGAAACAACCAAACGCCCAAGAgcaggaaataaaaaaaaaccattATCGCCAACCCGAACAAACGCAAAACTCGAGGGTATATTAAGCTCGAGTCGGAcaccgactcggagactgaacccgaagACAGTTAAAGCATTCAAGCCTAAGGGAAAATCCGGGATCGAATCGACCCATTGGAAACTCCAACAAGCAAACATACAGAAGATACAAGTTGCGGGGTTTCCCCTCTTATTACTACATATTGATGACAAAGCGCAATCTCGGCTTGCGTCGtataatgaaagctatatatGCACAACGAAGAAGGCATGGAATATTCGTTCCCCCTTTTTTTTCCGGCAGCTACGGCCCGGCGGTCTCCTCCgcatcatcctcatcatcggaCATCAGGAACTTGGCAtcgaactcctctcctttggCTTGTTCGATCTCCTCCGAAAGATCAAAGCCTCTAGCATGAATCTCCTCAAGGGTCtccctccgggatctgcacctcTTGTACTCCCTGCTATTATTTGTACGATCAAGGGTCTTCTTCAGCTCGGCCTTAGCGGCAGCGACACTCCTTGAATGAGCCGCCATTTTTTTCCCCGCCTTGGTAATATTCATTACAACCTCTGTTCGGACATTCACCACCCCGGTTTTTGCCTTTGATAACTTGGATGAGAGTCTCGCGATCATCTTCGCCCGAGCGGAATCATTCGTACGAGCGACCTGAATTTGCGCCTCTGGAACAGATGTCATGGCCTGAGCCCTCTCTTTGACCTCAGAATGGGCACTAACACGCGCTTGCAGCTCAGTGAATTCACGTTTGGCTTTGCCGACCTCGCCCCAGAGTTATTCCAGCTCATCTGCCTTGTCCTTCAACTGAAATAGCAACACGTCGAAGACGGCAAGGCAAAAAAGGGAATACAGGCCAGAGCAAAATGCAAAATACCTGTTTCTCCAAGAGGGCCTCTCGGGCACGGCTTCGGTCCACCCCACGCTGTAAAGAAACGAGCTCACTTTCCTTTGCCGCACAGATAagtttgagggatttttgccTTTCTTGAGCCTCCCGCAACGAAGCAGTTCGGCTTTGAGCCTATCAAAAGCCTGAAGAAGAAAAGCCAGGTGAGTAAAGGGATGAGAAAGGATCACGGGGCCAGAACATCCCTACCGCGGCCAAAAATTCACCACAAGGCTAAAACGATAAGCCTCGTCGAGGGCCGAAGCAACGTCCGATGCTGCATCAATCCCGGAAGCTTGCCGGCCGACCGAATCGCTTCCCCTCAACCACTGCGGAGAAGGCACCTCACCACAATCCTTCTCGCACCACGGAGCACCTTTCCTTTTGCCAGCGCTCCTTGATTCCTGGGCTATCAATCTCTCCTCCTTCCTCGGGGAACCCAGTCTCGCCTCGAATGAGCTTTTGGCACTTGTGATAGAGGAATCAGGCGAATCAGCAAAAAGGAAGCTATCcctaaaaagggggggggggagaacgccaggcacctaccatgatgcttcgcctcccatctTCCTTTTGAAAAATCTCACCACCAACGCCTATCGTGAGCCCAGCAACTTGCCAGCCTACGAGTCCATTAGGCTAAATCAGGGACCTCACCGGGCACCAATGAGTTGCTATAAACAAAGGATAGAAAGACATCATTATGGGGCCAACCTCATATGAAGAGAAAGACAGTTCGAACAGAGTGCTTACGTGAggagttccatttctcaggaaacggTAAAAATTCTCCGGGGATAATGTCGGTCATCCGGACTCGAATGAACTGACTCATCCATCCACGTTCCTCATCCTCCTCACTGCCAATCGCAGAAGCTCGAGTGGACCTACGCTGAAGAGCAACTAGGCCTCGATAACATAATGGCTGGTACAACCTTATAAGGTGACTGAGGGTAAACTCTATCCCGGCCTTATCAGCAAAATATCTCATCGACTGCAGTATCCTCCAGAGAAAGGGATGAACTTGCGCCAACGTTACTTGATACCTTctacagaaatcaagcacgacccagtCCGGGGAACCCGACGCGAGAACATGGGTATACACGCTCAAGAAACCCTCAACATACGTCATGACACTCTCCTCGGGGGAAGGTACTTGTAGAATCACGCATTCTCCCCATCTGCACTCTCTCTTGATCACCCCGAGGTTCTTCTCCCTCACCGATAAAATAATCCTCAACAAGTGCTCCCGATGGCCCGAAACATTGGGAGGTTTCCCCGGCGTAGCGACCCTCTTCGAGGCAGCGCACCCCAGGCCTCGCTCTTCTGGCATCGAGGGAGAGCCGCTGGCGCCAACCAAAGGTGGAACACAGGAAGGAATCCCCTTCATCCGAGGATCAAGTGTCGAAGCAGCGACCATGACTACGACAGAATaaggagaagaagaggaggatccAGGCAAAAAACTTCCTGAAGCAAAGAAGTGGAGGGACTCGCACAAAGCGCTAGGATCTATAGAGTACATAGGCTTATCAAAGACTACAAAATCGCCGCTTGAAGGGCGGATAGACAAATATATAGGGGCCAGGCAACAACTGCTCAATTGCCCaagaaggccaattaattctggttGCATTACCGTCACCTTCTCCTTGGGGAGTGCACTGGTAGAATCATCCCAGTCTACCACATAATTCATAAAATCAAGGGACCTTAGAAGACCCCCGATGTCACAAATATCGGTTTGGAGGAGATACCGACTCAACCTTAGGAAATGGCTAGTCTCGGCGCCCCCGGTCCGTCCTACGAAAAGGCTCCAAAGGGCCGATGCTCGATGCTCGATGCTCGgaagcaaaaaaaaagaaagagggaaAGTAGCAAGAAGGACTAGCAGAATAAAAGATCCTTTCATACattgacaaaaaggaaaaccaccTTTACACGATTCGTCTCCCAGGTGGGAGAACACATGGAACAAAAAAGAAGGCACACAAAAAGGGCTCGAGCACTACTCCTCGCCACTATCATCTTCACCCCCATCGAGGGCAATCAATAGCGCCATTCTTCCCTCCGTCACACGAGCCTCCTCCAGGTCAGCGAATAGCTTGAAGCCTTTGGCCTCGAGTTTTTCGAGGACCTCCCTCTTCGCCTCCGCTTTGGCATGTTCGACAGCTCGGACCAGTTTTTGCTCAGCCGCCAGGGATATGTCACGAACCATTGCATGCGCTGTGGCTGCATCCTCCTTATAAGCGGCAGCATCTCGTTCGGCCTTAGACTTAGCTGCGGCCAAAGTAGCAGTCTCCCTGTGAGAGTCCGAGAGAAGGCCCCGGGATGTCGCCAATTCCCCAGTCACAGCCTCGCTCCGTCCTTCAGCCCGGAGATCTCTGCTTCCAATTGACTAATCCGCGAGCTGCTCTGCTCGACCTACAATGAAGGGCAAGATGGTGAATATGTGAATACAGAATATGTATGGATACAGAGTAAAAGAGCAGGTATGAGAAAGGCAGAATACCTAAGCAGCAAGAGCGGCCTTCTCCCGGAGCACCGCCTACAAAGAGGTCCGAAGCTCCCCCAACTCTTTATCTCCCCGGGCGCCACGAGCCTCCGAGTCTTGTAGCTTTGAAGCAATGTTATTACGCTCCTTCTCGTGGCAAGAAATCTCCCTACGAAGCCAGATGAtggcatgatcatacatctctTTACATTGCGGCACAACGAGAAAGTTAAGAAAGATGACGAATAATGCCCGAGAGCGAAAGAAACGCGCAAGGAGAAGGTGTCACCTGCTGCAGGGACTTCTCCGCTACTTTAATGGCACCTGAGACGTCGAGATCAGATCTGTCAATTATGCCATAAAAAATGTTGGCAATGAAGCCTCCCCCTTTGAAAAGGGTACCGACCGTGGCGCCGATCATCCTTTCGGCATCCCTCAGCTCTCCTGATGAGACTGGAAAGTTCTGAATAAGATCGTTCGGGTCGCCGATTTCTCCAAATAGCAACCCATGTTCTTAGAAAGACCCAAACCCCGATCTATCAGGACCAACGGTTCTGCTAGTGGAAGCTACATCGAATCTAGCCGCACGATTCGAAGCTATATCAGCATCCTCTTCGAGGACCCTCGGCTCCTTAGCCCTACCGGACTCAGCCGTCCCAGACTTAGTAGCCTCTGACCGGGGCACCTGTAAATCTCTCATGCCAGACCTCGTTTTCCTCCTCAACAGACTTCCATCATCGTCCTCCACCTCGACATCGGGGTTCAACCCGGAGGTTAGGGCAGCAGTTTCATCAGGACGAGCAGTGGCCGCCCTgtctttccttttcttgttcATATCAGGCTCCAAGGCCTCCGCTTCACCATCGGGGGTGGTCTCATCTGCATATTCTCACCAAGGCCTTCACCAACACAATAAACGCGATACGTTGTTGCTTAGAGATCGGAATGAAATACAAAATGCGGAGCACGAGCGGTAAAGAAACCTCACCGTGATTCTTAGCCACCCAACGCTCCTTAGCCATGATGGTCCAAGACCGAATACGATATGGGAACCTTTCATCCAAATGCCTGATCTATCCCGCCTAATCTGGGACCATCTCGAGATACCAAATATCGGTTGAAGATAGCACAAAGGGGCTATCGTGACAAACAAAAGAGTAATTGAGAAGTGGCTAAAGGGAAGTTCACTTACGTCGATCGTTCCATCGCTCCGGAAAGGGCATCGTCCGGTCCAGGATGAtatccgaggtcctcactcgaaTAAACCTCCTTATCCATCCCCGGTCCTTCCCCTCTTCAACACTCGTGATGAAAGACATTTTGGACCAATGTCGAAACTTGATTAAGCCTCGATACAGCCGAGGGCGGTACAATCTGATCAAATGGCTAAAGTAAAAACCTCGCATGTGACCCCTTCGGTAAAGTGCTTGAGCATTAACATGATCCTTCAAAAGGACGGGTAGATCTGACCGAGGGTCACCCGATATCGGGCGCAGAAGTTAAGGATAACCGGGTCGATTTCCAAAGGAGGAGATTCGACAGATTTATCAGGACCCAGGGTGCATGGGTAAGTATATATGTAAAGAAAGCCAGCCTTGAAGTCGGTAATGTTGTCGCTGGGGCCGGGAATCTCTACCTCCACTGCCTCGCTCCATCGGTAGTCCTCCTTCACTTTGTTAGCATCGGTCACGATGCTAAGATATCGAGATACGTGCTTATATCCACCCGGCGTAGACGGGGGAGTCTCGATGTCGAAATCCTTCTACGTGTCAATATCGACAGGAGTCCATTGCTCTAAACTGGGAATCGATTTGTTTTCCCCCTCAGGTAATCGGGACGACGATGCAGTATCATTCCGTCAAGGGACCATCCTAGAAGTCCTGGCCATGATAAATGGTAAAACCTTCCTGTGAAAAGAGCGAAAGATGTGAAGATGTCAAATAGTAAAATTCTGATTCATGGGCCTGAAGGAAGGGTGAAGATGGGGAGTATCTAGCAACCGGTACATTTATAGGAATCGTTGGGGAAGCAGAAGAGACGAGCCTACAACAGTTCGTGGGTTTCTCGATTACCGCATTTGACGGCGGCCCTGCACGGTTCTCTGGGGCATGGCATTTAATGATCTTAGATGGTTGGCGTCATGGAAATAATGACCTCGAGACGATGATTCAATATCATTTCCTATTACTTCgttctaggaaacgcggagactatctgtatgcggtgaaatcgGGGAATCCATTTCCTGCCATTAAGGTATATTCAGAATGTCATGTCAGCTCCTTGAGGCAGTGGGATCATGATCAGGCTCCTTATCTCGAGGACCATCCGCGGCCCTGCAGAGGTTCCAAGGTTAAGGGATCTGTCCGCGACCCAGCAAAGGTTACGAAGATGGGGAACTCCCGAAGCAAGCAGCTAGAATCAATAGGCTCTGGTGTCATGTCTAGCCATCCCATCCCAGTATATTTACACTTAATACACTCTGTACCATACCGTgttccctcgcctatataaggggaacccataccactttgtaagaggctgatgttgctccatttctccaccaaagtaataatatctctctctctctctttctcctattttgttcgttctcactggctcgaggccgCTTTAACATCTATTCTCTTCTTGCTTATTTCATGCTATATTGCGCAActttggccgtaaagagccttgcttgatcgtatctttaattgttatcctattcccggttgcccccgatagctcgagctcgattcGAGTCCTGACCCCGAGGTCCTTATCGACGGCTTTGCATCCGGGACACAGGCCCCTTCGGTTTGAATACTTTCTTATTTTAGCTCTCATTTCATCGTTAAGCTTCACGTTCTTAGtatcaacttctctaacaactagcttAGGAATAGAAcaagtatttttagaatcccatttacaaatttaattgttgttaccatttccACGGTAaacacttgcatcattataaaaataatcattattataatatatttaaaatgttagaaattgaaatttcaaaatagaaatattttttgaaagataaaatcataccaaataagagttcaagtcgtagtataacAGTCACatcgtaatcaaagaatcgtttatatcgtgtcaacctttgtgctttgccataaatatgagttattatttcactatgtgtagacatgtgatttttgaccctccccaagattttacatattttagcacttaaatacttagtttaggcctaatatagttatttcaactcattttgactcttttacattattttttatcacataaatgaaaattacaaaaaatagtttcattaaggttttgtagtcatttttaatcttgaaaaaataataaaaaataggtttgttttaaacggttagtattattttaatagttattttcttaAGTAAGATTAAGTAGTATTTTTAATAGTTATCTTGTTTgctatattatttttatatacaaaaaggAGGAGAGAATAGAATTAGTTTTTGGACCAATTTAGTCTTGCTTGTAGCCCAATTAAACCAATTCCTTAGCCCATTAACTCAAAATCCCAAACCTAGACACCCATTTAAGAGATATACACAAAAACCCTAGACAATAGGGACCTTTCTTCTTCAACCAATATACAACACAAAAACGCCTAGCAGCTGACATACAAAAAACGAGAAACCAAAAAGTCGACCGAAGGCCAAAAAGCTGCGGCTGAACAGACCCGTCTTCGTCTCCTTCACACACCCCATCCTAAGTCGCCGGACTTCATACCACCCCCCTTTACCAACTCACCAGAAACCAACCCACAAACGACCATCCTTCAGCCGCCCTTCACCCTGCTGCCGTTGTTCTCTTCATCTTCCTCCTCCAGCAGTTCGCTGAAAAAGCGAGCTCCAGCAGAGAAATGGCGAACTCGGAAGCCGTAGACCTCTACCATTGAAACCGgcgaacacacacacacatacatggGACAAAAACgtgcaaaacaaaacaaaactatataACAAAAGGGGATTTGGAGTGAGTTTTCCGTTCAAGTCATCGAGGTCAAGTTTTCCAGCGTGGTGTTTGGTAATCGGGTTTGTTCGAGTTTGCGATTTTCGCCCAGATGCCTAGTATGTAGCTCGCTCGAAGGTTTCCTGTCTTAGAACACTTTCAAATTCAAAGAGCCGAGGTTCCTTCTTATCTGTCTGACTTATGAACCCGTCATTTGCTTTTCTTGGTGTTGTTTTGAGATCTTGTTGTTAGCTAATGActgattcttattttttaaatctgtTTGGACTGAATTTTCAAATATGA
Proteins encoded in this window:
- the LOC138875904 gene encoding uncharacterized protein, whose product is MAKERWVAKNHDETTPDGEAEALEPDMNKKRKDRAATARPDETAALTSGLNPDVEVEDDDGSLLRRKTRSGMRDLQVPRSEATKSGTAESGRAKEPRVLEEDADIASNRAARFDVASTSRTVGPDRSGSDLDVSGAIKVAEKSLQQVEQSSSRISQLEAEISGLKDGARLETATLAAAKSKAERDAAAYKEDAATAHAMVRDISLAAEQKLVRAVEHAKAEAKREVLEKLEAKGFKLFADLEEARVTEGRMALLIALDGGEDDSGEE